GAGGCGCTGCGCGAGGACGCGGCTGTAGCACTGCACGCGCTCCAGATGATGGCCCGTTTCAGGATCGCGCGATTCGGCCAATTTCGCCAGCGCGAAGATCGCCATTTCGCGTGTTTCGAGCGAAAGAATCCGCGCGCCGGCACGAATCCGTACAAGCAGCTCGGCGGTGTTGAACGGCTTGGCGACAAAGTCGTCGGCACCGGCCGACATCCCTTGCACAATCTCTTCGGGACGCGCGTGGCTCGTTAGCAAAATCGCATAGATATAGCTGTCGAACCCGCCGCTGCGAATCGCCGCGCAAAGTTCGATGCCAGTCATCTCGGGCATCTCCCAATCGGAGATCACCAGCCGAGGCGCATCGACTTGCTTGAGGCGCGCCAGCGCCTCGCGACCGTTGCGAGCGGTTTCCACTTCGTACCCAGCGCGGCGCAGCGTGTGCTCGAGCATTTCTAGCGCGAGATCGTCGTCGTCGGCAATGAGAATTTTCATTCGGACCCTCGTTCTTCTTTTGGGCTGTCGGCCAGCTTGGGAGTGCGGCCTGTTCAGGTAGCATGGGACTTGCGTAGCACGAATTTTTTAGCGCTATGCTCGCTACCAGTTCAGTCGACTCACTCTACTAAGTGGCGTCAGCAGCTAACTCTCCTGCAAGCAGCGTATCGAGATGCGAAAGACAACGTTCGACTTCAAACTCGAGTTGTCCCAAACAACGGGCAGATTCATCGTGGCGCTCATCGTGCAGCGCGAGTTCCAACTGGGCAGCAGCGGTGCGAACACCAGCAGCGGCCAGGTTGGCGGCAGTTCCTTTCAGCGTGTGTGCCATTTTTCGGGCAGGCACGGTATCTTGATTCTTCACCGCTTCAGCCAGCCGCGCGTATTCCTCGGGAAGTCGCGACTGAAACCGACGGAGCATCGACCCGGCAAAGCCCGTGTCGCACGCACAGCGCGAGAGAAGCTCTGGTATCACAATCACCGGTCCAAGTTCTTCAGGCAGCTCGACCGGTGCGCCAGGATTCGCGGCTGTACTCTCGTCACTTGCAGCGCTGCTCGGCTCGGCTGGCGACTGCGTAGCCTGTGGCGGCGTACTCGTTTGCAGCGGGATCTTCTCGATCACCGGTTGCAGGTTGCGGGCAATCGTGCCGAGCAAAATCGCGCGGTCGACCGGCTTGGTGGTGTAGTCGTTCATCCCGGCAGCGAGGCAGACATCGCGATCGCCATAGACGGCGTTAGCGGTGAGCGCGACCACCGGCATCGGACCTTGAACCGCATGCGTGAGCGAACCCGATTGCTCGAGCGCGCGAATCTTTTTAGTAGCAGCAAAGCCGTCGAGTTCCGGCATCTGACAATCCATCAGCACCAGGGCATAGCCCCCGCGCACAAGCGCGTCGATCGCCTGGTTTCCATTGCTCACCACATCGCAGGCATAGCCGCTGCCGCGCAGGATTTCGCTCGTCACCATCTGATTGATTTCGTTATCTTCAGCCACCAAAAGCTTGAGGCCGCACTGTGCAAGAATCTCTTGCGGCGTCGCCCCTTCGGTGCGCGAGTAGGCTGGTGCGCTGGCCACTTCGCGCAACATCACAGGCTTCGTTGGTGCCGCGGGTGCAGGCAACGTCGCACTACTGTCGCTATCCGGCAATGCTGGCAGACTCTCTTGATGCTTGAGTACTCCCGCAATGGCGTCGAACAGACGCGATTGACGAATCGGCTTGGTCATCACTCCCGCGAGTCCCAGCGACGACCACTTCGAACGATCGACGAGCTGATCGACACTGGTGAGCATCAGCAGGTTGGTATCGCGCAGTAGCGCATCTCCCTTGATGGCGGCGGCCAATTGCAGGCCATCCATCTCGGGCATCTGATGATCGAGAATCACGAGCGGATATTTTTTTCCCGAGCGAACGGCTGTACGGAGCTGCGCCAAAGCCTGCAAACCATCGCGGGCCGCAGTCACGCGCATTCCCCAGCTCGTGAGCTGGTCGTGCAAAATTTCGAGATTCGTGTCGGTATCGTCGACCGTCAGAACGGCTAGACCACGCAAGGTTTCGGCCACCGGTGATCGAGGGGCGGTGTTAACCTGCGCCACTTCGAGCGGCACTTCGCACCAGAACGTACTCCCGTTCCCTTCGACACTATCGACCCCCACTCGCCCACCCATCAGTTCGATGAGCTGACGACAGATGGCGAGTCCCAAACCGGTGCCACCATACTTGCGTGTCGTGCTGGCATCGACCTGCGTAAACGGCGCGAAGAGTTGACTCGAGCGATCGGCTGGAATGCCGATGCCGGTATCGATCACGCTGATGCGCATTCGCGAGACGCCGCTGCTATGCACCTGCTGTTCGGCCCGCAGGATCACTTCCCCTTGCTTGGTGAACTTAATCGCGTTGTTCACCAGATTTATGAGCACCTGACGAATCCGCTCGGGATCGCCATACACGTTCGTGGGAACGCCGGGCAGAATGCGGCACGAAAGTTCGAGCCCCTTCTCGTTGGCACGATGACTGAACATCTCGGCGACATCTTCGAGGAGGCTATGCAGGTCGAATTGCACCCGCTCGAGCTCGAGCTTACCCGCCTCGATCTTGCTGAAATCGAGCACATCGTTGATCAGACCCAGCAGCGTGCCGGCACTGGAGCGCGCGATATGCACATAACGATTCTGGCGCTCATCGAGGGTCGTCGTCCCGAGCAGCTCGAGCATGCCGATCACGCCGTTAAGCGGGGTGCGGATCTCGTGGCTCATATTCGCAAGGAACGCGCTTTTGGCTTGGCTGGCAGCCACAGCTGCTTCTTTTTCCGCCTTGAGATCGGCGTTGAGCTTGCGCTGCGTGATCTCCTCGACAGTTCCTTCGTAGTACTTCACCTGCCCCTGTTCATCCCGGATCGCGCGTGCATTTTCACTGATCCAGATGATGCTTCCATCGGCCCGATAGACCTGCGACTCAAAGCCGATCACTACATCGGTTTGCTCAAGCAAGCTGCAGAACTCGGCGCGACGCGCGGGGTCGACATACAACTGTCGGCTGATATCTTGCAGCCCGGTTTGCATGTCGGCGACAGTCTCGAAGCCATAGATGCGAGCGAGCTTGGGGTTGGCGCTCAGGTACTCGCCACTCGGCGTGGTTTGGAAAATTCCTTCGACAGCGTTCTCGAAAATCGAACGGAATTTTTCTTCCGCCGTGCGTGCCGCTGCGATCGCTTGCTCGCGGGCAATAATCTCTTGATTCACGCAGTCGATCACGCGGTTGTATTCGGCAGCGATCTGTCCCACTTCAGTGTGCGGCTCGACATGCACTGGCTGCGAAAAATCTCCCCGCTGACGTTGCCGGTCCATGTTCACCAGCAGATCGATCAGCTCGGTGCTCGCCCCATGCTCGGTGACGTTGAGCCCTTGTAGTTCGTGATGCAGATCGGTGCGCAGTGGCCGGAAATAGTTGACCACCGAGAAGACACACCACGGCACCGCAAACGCCCAAGCGAAACAGCAGAGAACGCCAATTCCTTGAATGCCAATCTGATCGATGCGGCTGTTGCCGAGCGGAAACTTGTCGACACTCACAAACAGGGCTACGGCCAAGGTTCCCCAAGCGCCGCTCATGCCGTGGACTGGGACCGCTCCCACCACGTCGTCGATTTTGTAGCGTTCGAGCAGATAGGTACCGAGGACAGCGATCATCCCCGAGACGGCGCCAATCGTTACTGCTCCCATCGGCTCGACCAGATGACACGAAGCGGTGATGCCGACGAGTCCGGCGATCACACCGTTGATCCCTTGCGAAACACTCGGCAGCTTTTCGCAGCGCCAAGCCAGCAGCAAAGCAGCGACGCCACCTGCGGCGGCTGCCAGATTGGTGTTGACCAGGATGATTGGCACGCTGCTGTTGATGGCGAGTGTGCTGCCACCATTGAACCCGAACCAGCCGAACCACAGGGTGAGTGCACCGAGGGTGCTGAGGGCGAGACTATGTCCGTGCATCGGCTGCGTGCGATCGGTGAAGCGTCCGAAGCGTGGACCCAGGATGAGGGTGATCGCCAAGGCGCACCAGCCACCGATGGAGTGCACCACCGTGCTGCCAGCGAAGTCGATGAACCCCAGCTTCGCGAGCCAGCCGGTCGCCACACCTTCCACGCCACCACCCCAGGCCCAGTGGCCGAACACGGGATAGATGAGGCCGGAGACAAACATCGCCACCAGTAAGTAGGCCGAAAAGCGAATTCGTTCCGCCACTGCGCCACTGATGATGGTGGTGGCGGTGGAGCAGAACATCATTTGAAAAAGAAAGATGGCGAGCAGCCACGGCGTTTGGCTACCGTCGAGCAAGAACATCGACTTGCCGAAGAATCCGAAATAGCTGCTGCCAAACATGATCGCAAATCCGAACGCCCAGTAGATGAGGCCGGAAAGGCAAAAGTCGATCAGGTTTTTGATGGCCACATTGATGCTGTTCTTCGCACGCGAGAAACCTGTCTCGAGCATGCAAAAACCGGCTTGCATAAACATCACAAGCGCGGCGCAAACCAGCACCCAAATCAAGTTGGCATAGGCAGGGGCGGATTCCATACGAGTAGTTCCATCGCTGTACGCACACACAGCCGCGAGGGCTGTTTCTAGGAGTAACGCTTGCCACCCTTGGCACTGCTCTACAGCAGCGCGCAGGTGGCTCCACACGAGTAGTCCAGAGAGGCTGCGCGCAGCCTCCGCCAAGGCTTCACGCAGGTGAACTGCTTCCGAACTCTAGCTCCTAGCTAAGAGAGGGGGCCGGAAACCGTGCACTCGACGGAAGAAATTTTCGCCCTAGCGCAGCGCGCGTGACTTCTGTGATTTCAGCTAGCAGCCCCCAGGATCGATACTGAGACTTAATCGCATTTTTGAAGCTTTAGCGATTGATTCGATTAAGCGGAAACTTCCGCCAGGTCGATACCCAAGAGTGTTCTCCGACCCCCACAAGAGAACTAGAGCGTAGACGCAGCAACTCGCTGCTACAGGGATCTAGCAACACGACGCCAGCTACAGCGCTCTGAAAAACACTCCGAAGATTTGTGGTCCTGCTCCAGTCGCGCACTGCGACGAGGTGGTGTCCGATGTCCCAGCCGCTCGCAACTGTGGTGATCGTTCCTCGCGAACGATTCAGTCTGTCGATTGCTTCGCTCGAGAGCGTGGTGGCCAACTCTCCTCCCGGCACACCGCTGGTGGTTGTCGATGGGAATAGTCCCCACAGCATCGCGCGGGGGCTTGCCCAGCGGTGCGAGCAACA
This window of the Pirellula staleyi DSM 6068 genome carries:
- the amt gene encoding ammonium transporter, with the translated sequence MESAPAYANLIWVLVCAALVMFMQAGFCMLETGFSRAKNSINVAIKNLIDFCLSGLIYWAFGFAIMFGSSYFGFFGKSMFLLDGSQTPWLLAIFLFQMMFCSTATTIISGAVAERIRFSAYLLVAMFVSGLIYPVFGHWAWGGGVEGVATGWLAKLGFIDFAGSTVVHSIGGWCALAITLILGPRFGRFTDRTQPMHGHSLALSTLGALTLWFGWFGFNGGSTLAINSSVPIILVNTNLAAAAGGVAALLLAWRCEKLPSVSQGINGVIAGLVGITASCHLVEPMGAVTIGAVSGMIAVLGTYLLERYKIDDVVGAVPVHGMSGAWGTLAVALFVSVDKFPLGNSRIDQIGIQGIGVLCCFAWAFAVPWCVFSVVNYFRPLRTDLHHELQGLNVTEHGASTELIDLLVNMDRQRQRGDFSQPVHVEPHTEVGQIAAEYNRVIDCVNQEIIAREQAIAAARTAEEKFRSIFENAVEGIFQTTPSGEYLSANPKLARIYGFETVADMQTGLQDISRQLYVDPARRAEFCSLLEQTDVVIGFESQVYRADGSIIWISENARAIRDEQGQVKYYEGTVEEITQRKLNADLKAEKEAAVAASQAKSAFLANMSHEIRTPLNGVIGMLELLGTTTLDERQNRYVHIARSSAGTLLGLINDVLDFSKIEAGKLELERVQFDLHSLLEDVAEMFSHRANEKGLELSCRILPGVPTNVYGDPERIRQVLINLVNNAIKFTKQGEVILRAEQQVHSSGVSRMRISVIDTGIGIPADRSSQLFAPFTQVDASTTRKYGGTGLGLAICRQLIELMGGRVGVDSVEGNGSTFWCEVPLEVAQVNTAPRSPVAETLRGLAVLTVDDTDTNLEILHDQLTSWGMRVTAARDGLQALAQLRTAVRSGKKYPLVILDHQMPEMDGLQLAAAIKGDALLRDTNLLMLTSVDQLVDRSKWSSLGLAGVMTKPIRQSRLFDAIAGVLKHQESLPALPDSDSSATLPAPAAPTKPVMLREVASAPAYSRTEGATPQEILAQCGLKLLVAEDNEINQMVTSEILRGSGYACDVVSNGNQAIDALVRGGYALVLMDCQMPELDGFAATKKIRALEQSGSLTHAVQGPMPVVALTANAVYGDRDVCLAAGMNDYTTKPVDRAILLGTIARNLQPVIEKIPLQTSTPPQATQSPAEPSSAASDESTAANPGAPVELPEELGPVIVIPELLSRCACDTGFAGSMLRRFQSRLPEEYARLAEAVKNQDTVPARKMAHTLKGTAANLAAAGVRTAAAQLELALHDERHDESARCLGQLEFEVERCLSHLDTLLAGELAADAT